A window of the Actinobacillus genomosp. 1 genome harbors these coding sequences:
- the cas3f gene encoding type I-F CRISPR-associated helicase Cas3f, whose translation MNILLISQCNKNALTETRRILDQFAERCGDRCWQTAITQAGLETLHNMLRQTARKNTAVACYWTHGKNLTELLWIVGDKSQFNAEGRVPTNRTQRNILRTDDENGWLSAYSIQILTAIAALLHDIGKANIAFQQKLKPKAKFFPDCYRHEWISARLFEAMIAGCDTDEQWLARLANWQNYIEENPDWLPNLTLIADKSDYPHNFSHFPPLAKVVLWLILSHHKLPFTQKTFGYHSDYERELREHFIFKTDVELFYRFLAPVEHWVMNQSEHPQPENFWQFKTLVMESKAWQKAMQRWANKALNHAPLRELSQLNKTINDPFLLILSRLCLIVGDHNYSSAPADRQLGDLNFFEKLLANTDKKTKQPKQALDEHLLGVCKTSARFARLLPKLAKELPHIQQHRPFTKRTNLDRFKWQNRAFELARSVQSESEQAGFFGVNMASTGCGKTLANAKIMYGLSNQDGARFTIALGLRVLTLQTGLALRQKLMLSPEQLAVLVGGSATKQLFELQNESVQSGSESVQEWFEGNEVYGMNVLESSIADEEFGTLLADNKAKKLLYAPIVSCTLDHMIQATETIRGGKHIVPLLRLLTSDLVLDEPDDFSQSDLPALSRLVHLAGMFGSKVLLSSATLTPDLISGLFNAYQAGRKIYNRHQGINPELPICCAWIDEYKQQQQKCATVKEFEQYHAQFTSSRAEKLMQSPIRHKAEIIQLQPFSSVENQDINYTMLADSLIEQAITLHQRYAQQDPISKKYVSVGLIRFANIKPMIPLVETLFKTPLKTQFSDYKIHLCCYHSQQLLLLRSKLEEKLDRILNRSEPEALFSQPEIISALTQDKAVHHIFIVLGSPVTEVGRDHDYDWAIVDPSSMRSIIQLAGRVRRHRPEKIATQANILLLPTNWRGLQTKNHGSEPIFCHPGFEDKLNKLTSHKTVDLIKQEHLESITAIPRIIKPSLLQAETNLADLEHKVIGDLLNNKGINRVNAYWQENLTNRLNANLPLITPFRKNEGKWQTEIVCLPSEESYWEFMFKSSEKAWENPYFENDYLAEISYQKLNCESPWITPWLTIPLNQALSELCEQLDETDQTQVALRFATVSLQHYGKTLPIWKFNETLGFWQP comes from the coding sequence ATGAATATCTTATTGATTAGCCAATGCAATAAAAATGCCCTGACCGAAACTAGACGTATATTGGATCAATTTGCCGAACGTTGCGGTGATCGTTGCTGGCAAACCGCCATTACCCAAGCTGGACTAGAAACCCTACATAATATGTTACGTCAAACGGCTCGTAAAAATACGGCGGTTGCTTGTTATTGGACACATGGTAAAAATTTAACCGAATTGCTTTGGATTGTTGGAGATAAAAGTCAATTTAATGCCGAAGGACGTGTACCAACCAATCGTACTCAACGTAATATTTTACGTACTGATGATGAAAATGGCTGGCTAAGCGCATATTCCATTCAAATTTTAACCGCTATTGCGGCATTGCTACATGATATCGGTAAAGCAAATATCGCATTTCAGCAAAAACTAAAACCTAAAGCGAAATTTTTTCCTGATTGTTATCGACATGAGTGGATTTCCGCTCGTTTGTTTGAAGCCATGATTGCCGGCTGCGATACGGATGAACAATGGCTCGCTCGTTTAGCAAATTGGCAAAATTACATTGAAGAGAATCCGGATTGGCTACCGAACCTAACTCTGATTGCGGATAAAAGCGATTATCCGCATAATTTTTCTCATTTTCCACCGCTTGCTAAAGTGGTACTGTGGCTCATTCTTTCACATCATAAATTACCCTTTACCCAAAAAACATTCGGTTATCATAGTGATTATGAACGGGAATTAAGAGAACATTTCATATTTAAAACAGATGTAGAACTATTCTATCGATTTTTAGCACCGGTAGAACATTGGGTAATGAATCAAAGTGAGCATCCTCAACCGGAAAACTTCTGGCAATTTAAAACATTGGTGATGGAAAGCAAAGCTTGGCAAAAAGCCATGCAGCGTTGGGCTAACAAAGCCTTAAACCATGCTCCTTTACGTGAATTATCTCAATTAAACAAAACGATAAATGATCCGTTCTTACTTATTTTGTCACGTTTGTGTTTGATTGTCGGCGACCATAATTATTCTTCTGCTCCGGCGGATCGCCAATTGGGAGACCTTAATTTCTTCGAAAAATTACTTGCGAATACAGATAAAAAAACCAAACAGCCAAAACAAGCACTGGATGAACATTTGCTTGGTGTTTGTAAAACAAGCGCAAGATTTGCCCGCTTGCTCCCAAAACTTGCAAAAGAACTACCGCATATTCAGCAACATCGTCCTTTTACTAAACGTACGAATCTTGATCGCTTTAAATGGCAAAATCGTGCCTTTGAGTTAGCGCGAAGTGTGCAATCGGAAAGCGAACAAGCCGGCTTCTTTGGGGTAAATATGGCGAGTACCGGATGTGGAAAAACACTCGCTAATGCCAAAATTATGTACGGCTTGAGCAATCAGGACGGCGCACGCTTTACTATCGCGCTTGGTTTACGTGTACTTACGCTACAAACAGGTTTAGCACTTCGCCAAAAGCTTATGTTATCACCAGAACAACTTGCGGTTTTAGTCGGCGGTTCGGCAACTAAGCAATTATTTGAGTTACAAAATGAATCGGTACAAAGTGGTAGTGAAAGCGTTCAAGAATGGTTCGAAGGTAATGAAGTTTATGGGATGAATGTCCTTGAAAGTAGCATAGCAGACGAAGAATTTGGCACCCTACTAGCAGATAATAAAGCGAAAAAATTACTCTATGCACCTATCGTAAGTTGTACGTTAGATCATATGATTCAAGCAACGGAAACAATCCGTGGCGGTAAGCATATTGTGCCTCTGCTACGTTTATTGACATCTGATCTGGTATTAGACGAACCCGATGATTTTAGTCAAAGTGATCTACCGGCATTGAGCCGTTTAGTTCATTTGGCGGGAATGTTTGGCAGTAAAGTATTACTCTCCTCGGCAACGCTCACACCGGATCTTATCAGCGGTTTATTTAATGCTTATCAAGCAGGACGTAAGATTTACAATCGTCATCAAGGTATCAACCCTGAGTTACCTATTTGTTGCGCTTGGATTGATGAATATAAACAGCAACAACAAAAATGCGCCACAGTAAAAGAGTTTGAACAGTACCATGCCCAGTTTACGTCATCCCGTGCTGAAAAGTTAATGCAATCGCCTATTCGACATAAAGCGGAAATTATCCAGTTACAGCCCTTTAGCTCCGTAGAAAATCAAGACATTAACTATACGATGCTAGCAGATTCTTTAATTGAACAAGCCATTACCTTACATCAGAGATATGCACAGCAAGATCCTATCTCTAAAAAATATGTCAGCGTGGGGTTAATCCGTTTTGCGAATATCAAGCCAATGATTCCGCTCGTTGAAACCTTATTTAAAACACCTTTAAAGACCCAATTTAGCGACTATAAAATTCATCTATGCTGTTACCATTCTCAACAATTGTTGCTATTACGTTCCAAACTCGAGGAGAAACTCGACAGAATATTAAATCGTAGCGAGCCTGAGGCGCTATTTTCCCAACCGGAAATTATTAGCGCACTCACACAAGACAAAGCCGTTCATCATATTTTTATTGTATTAGGCAGTCCAGTGACCGAAGTCGGGCGAGATCACGATTATGATTGGGCGATTGTTGATCCGTCTTCAATGCGTTCGATTATTCAGCTAGCGGGTCGAGTACGGCGCCATCGCCCTGAAAAAATTGCCACACAGGCGAATATTTTATTGCTACCGACAAACTGGCGAGGCTTACAAACGAAAAATCATGGCTCGGAACCGATATTCTGCCATCCGGGTTTTGAAGATAAACTTAACAAATTAACCAGTCATAAAACGGTAGATTTAATCAAGCAAGAACATTTAGAAAGTATCACCGCGATACCTCGCATTATTAAGCCGTCCCTGCTACAGGCTGAAACCAATTTAGCAGACTTAGAACATAAAGTGATTGGGGATTTATTAAATAACAAAGGTATTAATCGGGTAAACGCTTATTGGCAAGAGAATTTAACGAATAGGTTAAATGCCAATTTGCCACTGATTACGCCTTTTAGAAAAAATGAAGGAAAATGGCAAACAGAAATAGTCTGTTTACCTAGCGAAGAAAGCTACTGGGAATTTATGTTTAAATCCAGCGAGAAAGCATGGGAAAACCCATATTTTGAAAATGATTATTTAGCGGAGATAAGCTATCAAAAACTTAATTGTGAATCACCTTGGATTACACCGTGGCTTACCATACCTTTAAACCAAGCGCTTTCCGAGCTATGCGAACAACTTGATGAAACGGATCAAACTCAAGTGGCACTACGTTTCGCAACGGTTTCTTTGCAACATTACGGAAAAACACTCCCTATTTGGAAATTTAATGAAACATTAGGTTTTTGGCAGCCATAA
- a CDS encoding NAD(+) kinase, producing the protein MKSEERFFECIAIVGKPRHEIALETHLAVYNWLKDRHYRVLVEKSIAQQLNLPEARSLEEIGQQANLVIVIGGDGNMLGMARRLAEYQVPLIGINRGNLGFLTDIAPHSTFEQLHNCIERGEFVIEERFLLEARIERNGKIIATNNALNEVVIHPTQVARIIEFEVYIDGKFAFSQRSDGLIISTPTGSTAYSLSAGGPILTPNMNAIALVPMHPHTLSSRPLVIDGDSQISLRFAQYNQPSLEVSCDGQYDLPFTPEDRIIVEKSPNKLRLLHLKDYNYFTVLGSKLGWSSKLF; encoded by the coding sequence ATGAAATCTGAAGAACGATTTTTTGAATGTATTGCGATTGTCGGTAAACCTCGTCATGAAATTGCGTTGGAAACACATTTAGCGGTTTATAATTGGTTGAAAGATCGTCACTATCGTGTTTTAGTGGAAAAGAGTATCGCGCAGCAATTAAATCTGCCCGAGGCAAGAAGTCTGGAGGAAATCGGGCAACAAGCGAATCTAGTGATTGTGATCGGTGGAGACGGCAATATGCTCGGTATGGCTCGCAGGTTAGCCGAATATCAAGTACCGCTTATCGGTATTAACCGAGGTAACTTAGGTTTTTTAACCGATATTGCCCCACATTCAACCTTCGAACAATTACACAATTGCATTGAACGAGGCGAGTTTGTGATTGAAGAGCGTTTCTTGCTTGAAGCTCGTATTGAACGTAACGGCAAAATTATTGCAACGAATAATGCGCTGAATGAAGTGGTCATTCATCCGACTCAAGTAGCGCGTATTATTGAATTTGAAGTGTATATCGACGGTAAATTCGCATTTTCTCAGCGTTCGGACGGCTTAATTATTAGTACGCCGACCGGTTCTACCGCTTATTCGCTCTCTGCCGGCGGTCCGATTTTAACGCCGAATATGAATGCGATTGCGCTTGTGCCGATGCACCCTCATACGCTTTCTTCCCGCCCTTTGGTCATTGACGGCGACAGCCAGATTTCGTTACGCTTCGCGCAATATAATCAACCGAGCCTAGAAGTCAGCTGCGACGGTCAATATGATTTGCCGTTTACTCCGGAAGACCGAATTATTGTAGAGAAAAGTCCGAATAAATTACGTCTTCTACATTTAAAAGATTATAACTACTTTACCGTACTCGGTTCTAAACTCGGTTGGTCAAGTAAGTTATTTTAA
- the glyA gene encoding serine hydroxymethyltransferase: MFTANMNIQDYDPILWQAIEDENRRQEEHIELIASENYASPRVMQAQGSQFTNKYAEGYPGKRYYGGCEYADIVEQLAIDRAKQLFGADYVNVQPHSGSQANAAVYGALIQPNDTILGMDLAHGGHLTHGAKVSFSGKIYNSVLYGITAEGLIDYEDVRQKALECKPKMIVAGFSAYSQIVDWAKMREIADEVGAYLFVDMAHVAGLIAAGVYPSPLPYAHVVTTTTHKTLGGPRGGLILSACGDEEIYKKLQSSVFPANQGGPLVHIIAAKAVCFKEALEPEYKIYQQNVVKNAKAMVEVFKQRGYEVISNGTENHLFLVSFVKQGLTGKAADAALGQANITVNKNSVPNDPQKPFITSGIRVGTPAVTRRGFNQEDVKALAGWMCDVLDSIGKNNHEQVIAETKAKVLDICARLPVYAK; encoded by the coding sequence ATGTTTACAGCAAATATGAATATTCAAGATTACGACCCTATTTTATGGCAGGCAATTGAAGATGAAAATCGCCGTCAAGAAGAACATATTGAGCTTATTGCTTCAGAAAACTATGCAAGCCCTCGAGTGATGCAGGCGCAAGGTTCGCAATTTACTAATAAATATGCCGAAGGTTATCCGGGAAAACGCTATTACGGCGGTTGCGAATATGCGGATATTGTCGAGCAATTAGCGATTGATCGTGCGAAACAGTTATTCGGTGCAGATTATGTAAACGTCCAACCGCATTCGGGCTCTCAAGCGAACGCTGCTGTTTACGGCGCATTAATTCAGCCGAACGATACCATTTTAGGGATGGATTTAGCGCATGGCGGCCATTTAACGCACGGTGCAAAAGTGAGCTTCTCAGGCAAAATTTACAATTCGGTACTCTACGGTATCACTGCCGAAGGTTTAATTGATTATGAAGACGTCCGTCAAAAAGCATTGGAATGTAAACCAAAAATGATCGTAGCCGGCTTTTCCGCTTATTCTCAAATCGTCGATTGGGCGAAAATGCGTGAAATTGCCGATGAAGTCGGTGCCTATTTATTCGTCGATATGGCGCACGTTGCCGGTTTAATTGCGGCAGGCGTTTACCCAAGCCCGCTTCCTTACGCTCACGTTGTTACAACTACAACCCATAAAACTTTAGGCGGTCCGCGCGGCGGTTTAATTCTTTCCGCTTGTGGCGATGAAGAAATTTATAAAAAACTGCAATCTTCGGTTTTCCCGGCAAACCAAGGGGGGCCGTTAGTGCATATTATTGCGGCGAAAGCGGTTTGCTTTAAAGAAGCGCTTGAGCCTGAATATAAAATCTATCAACAAAATGTAGTTAAAAACGCGAAAGCTATGGTAGAAGTATTCAAACAACGCGGCTATGAAGTAATTTCAAACGGTACCGAAAACCACTTATTCTTAGTCAGCTTTGTAAAACAAGGCTTAACCGGTAAAGCGGCGGATGCGGCGTTAGGTCAAGCGAATATCACCGTAAATAAAAACTCCGTGCCGAATGATCCGCAAAAACCGTTTATCACTTCCGGTATTCGCGTCGGTACGCCTGCCGTTACACGTCGCGGTTTTAATCAAGAAGATGTAAAAGCACTTGCCGGTTGGATGTGCGACGTATTGGACAGTATCGGTAAAAACAATCACGAACAAGTGATTGCGGAAACCAAAGCCAAAGTACTTGATATTTGCGCACGCTTACCGGTATATGCCAAATAA
- a CDS encoding NirD/YgiW/YdeI family stress tolerance protein: protein MKKFLTLTTLLTVSTTALAGFNAGNTEPVKAVNTIAQAKKATENTPVTLTGNITRQIDNDEFFFKDATGEIKIDVEDHAWQNQNVTPKDKITIYGKVDKDAQGPASIDVDRIQKR, encoded by the coding sequence ATGAAGAAATTTTTAACTTTAACCACGCTATTAACCGTCTCAACTACAGCTTTAGCGGGCTTTAACGCCGGCAATACCGAGCCGGTAAAAGCGGTGAATACTATCGCTCAAGCGAAAAAAGCGACTGAAAATACGCCGGTTACTCTCACAGGCAATATTACTCGTCAAATAGATAATGATGAGTTCTTCTTTAAAGATGCAACCGGTGAAATAAAAATTGATGTTGAAGATCACGCTTGGCAGAATCAAAACGTGACGCCAAAAGATAAAATCACGATTTACGGAAAAGTTGATAAAGACGCTCAAGGCCCGGCAAGCATTGATGTAGATCGTATCCAAAAACGTTAA
- a CDS encoding NirD/YgiW/YdeI family stress tolerance protein — translation MKKLMTFASIFALSSMAFTSVANAEEATAQGQTNEPTEVQAVSENAAPVMGQQAVEFTRKAADQMMQGQARGQNFHSFHHNGKHPHDMMKMMAYHHPHYFGGYKPQGFIDQNAVAKDAKTALDAKDRSFVSLEGSISKQVNDTEYTFVDSTGQIKIEVPPSLWRGLSVGPQDKIRIDGILDKQWEQPEIKVKNITKAK, via the coding sequence ATGAAAAAATTAATGACATTCGCCTCTATTTTCGCCCTTTCTTCTATGGCTTTCACTTCAGTTGCCAATGCGGAAGAAGCTACTGCGCAAGGGCAAACTAATGAACCAACCGAAGTCCAAGCGGTATCGGAAAATGCCGCTCCGGTAATGGGACAACAAGCGGTTGAATTTACTCGAAAAGCTGCGGATCAAATGATGCAAGGACAAGCTCGCGGGCAGAACTTTCATTCTTTCCATCACAACGGCAAACATCCGCACGATATGATGAAAATGATGGCATATCATCACCCGCATTATTTCGGCGGCTATAAACCTCAAGGGTTTATTGACCAAAATGCGGTGGCTAAAGATGCAAAAACAGCCTTAGACGCAAAAGATCGTTCGTTTGTAAGCCTAGAAGGTTCGATTTCCAAACAAGTAAACGATACCGAATACACTTTTGTCGATAGTACCGGTCAAATCAAAATTGAAGTACCGCCAAGTTTATGGCGAGGCTTATCGGTAGGCCCTCAAGATAAAATCCGTATTGACGGTATTTTAGATAAA